The Camelina sativa cultivar DH55 chromosome 14, Cs, whole genome shotgun sequence genome includes a window with the following:
- the LOC104740198 gene encoding probable S-adenosylmethionine-dependent methyltransferase At5g38100, with amino-acid sequence MNGGDGASSYARNSSYQRGAIEAAEALLRKEINTRLDITDHSYSSFTIADFGCSSGPNTILAVDIIIQALHDKFSSSLPNTTTPQFQVYFNDVSRTDFNALFALLPPQRPYFASGVPGSFYGNLFPNAHLNLAYSSCALCWLSDLPPELTDTSSPAYNRGKIHYTGASAEVARAYSCQYRKDIKLFLHARSQELAENGLMALIVPGVPDGFLDCQEASTGSEFDLLGSCLMDMAREGRIKEEEVDSFNLPIYYSTPKELEDIIKSNGELKIDKIETLGSIGAQGTMPDLESRVLYLRAVLEGLVRTHFGHQILDDLFDRYALKLAHSSFILQPQTHRSIMIFALLSRCYDI; translated from the exons GGTGGAGACGGTGCTTCTAGCTATGCTCGCAACTCTTCCTATCAG AGGGGAGCCATTGAAGCTGCTGAAGCACTCCTCAGGAAGGAGATCAACACACGGCTCGACATCACAGACCATTCCTACTCCTCTTTTACAATAGCCGACTTTGGATGCTCCTCCGGCCCCAACACCATTCTTGCTGTAGATATCATCATCCAAGCCCTCCACGACAAGTTCAGCTCTTCTCTGCCTAATACTACTACTCCTCAGTTTCAAGTCTACTTTAACGACGTCTCCC GCACTGATTTTAATGCACTCTTTGCTTTGCTCCCTCCTCAACGCCCCTACTTTGCTTCAGGCGTCCCCGGTTCTTTTTATGGAAACTTGTTTCCCAACGCACATCTCAACTTGGCCTATTCCTCTTGCGCCCTCTGTTGGCTCTCCGACTTGCCCCCGGAGCTAACTGACACAAGCTCTCCTGCTTACAACCGAGGAAAGATTCACTACACGGGAGCTTCAGCAGAGGTTGCACGAGCCTATTCCTGTCAGTACAGGAAggatatcaaattatttttgcatGCCAGGTCACAGGAGCTCGCAGAAAACGGGTTGATGGCACTGATTGTGCCCGGTGTACCAGATGGTTTTCTCGATTGTCAGGAGGCTTCAACGGGATCCGAGTTCGATTTGTTGGGTTCATGCCTCATGGACATGGCCAGAGAG GGAAGAataaaggaggaggaggtggacaGTTTCAACCTTCCCATATATTACTCAACCCCAAAGGAACTGGAAGACATCATCAAAAGCAACGGAGAGTtgaaaattgataaaatagaGACACTGGGGAGCATTGGCGCGCAAGGGACTATGCCTGACCTCGAGTCGAGGGTTCTGTACCTGAGAGCGGTGCTGGAAGGTCTCGTTCGCACCCACTTTGGCCACCAAATCCTCGACGATCTGTTTGATCGCTACGCCCTCAAACTTGCTCATTCTTCTTTCATCCTCCAGCCTCAAACCCATAGATCCATCATGATCTTTGCCCTTCTCAGTCGCTGTTATGACATCTGA
- the LOC104740197 gene encoding ALG-2 interacting protein X: protein MASSAVSNLMLAIHEKKTNSVDLYRPFRNYVTFTYSEREAQLIDDDLETVKQLRSDLERVPDPSPAARRDLLISYYKALCLVETRFPISAEKHQVNAVTFLWYDAFKQKQKSTQQNIHLEKAAVLFNLGAAYSQIGLGHDRTTVDGRRQASHAFIAAAGAFVYLKDNLSSKAAIGQSLTVDLSVDCVGMLERLMLAQAQECVFENSIAKGSTPGVSAKIARQVGIFYEEAFAALTTSPLKEHFEKGWISHVQLKAAVFYSEACFRYGKELHEKEEIAEEIARLRSGASRLAEAKKSSRGAPAQLIEAMNTLESSINVNLDRAVKENDRVYLMRVPSPSSLSPLPAFSMVKPMNMTEILDASKEKMFAILVPDSSAKALSRYTEMVDDVIRTQAERLQQASELTRVRLKEMDLPDSILAVDGNSTLPVDLKEDVEAVQISGGPAGLEAELQQLRDLKRVNQELLVHTEELLQKEATEDSQFRSQFGTRWTRPQSSTLTKNLQDRLNRFAANLKQAGESDVKIERSVRDNFALMSILDRRPIESAIPTLARPIMSLDATEDAIVGTLKQSLRQLENLGAQRAGLEDMLKDMKRKDDILPKLMTITGSYEDMFRKEISKYDHICEDISQNIEVQEQLLMQIQAQNEEFSTLFNLEDYKASKDKCYKQIQAAIMKYREIKENINEGLKFYVTLQDAITNVKQQCSDFVMTRSIQCREMIDDVQRQMSGLSFQDRRSSGPYPSVHQPTASSPPPPPETQNPSHPHPHAPYYRPPEQMSRPGYTIPPYGPPPPYHTPHGQAPPQPYPPQTQQQPPSWQQGSYYDHQGQQPRPPYPGQSPYPPPHQGGGYYRQ, encoded by the exons AGAACGCGTCCCCGATCCGTCTCCGGCAGCTCGGCGAGACCTTCTCATCTCATATTACAAAGCCCTTTGTCTGGTGGAAACGCGATTTCCAATTTCCGCAGAGAAGCACCAGGTGAACGCCGTTACTTTCTTATGGTACGATGCTTtcaagcaaaagcaaaagtctACTCAGCAGAACATTCATCTTGAGAAAGCCGCTGTTCTCTTCAATCTTGGTGCTGCGTATAGCCAGATTGGACTCGGTCATGACCGCACCACCGTGGATGGGCGTCGTCAGGCTTCACATGCGTTCATCGCTGCTGCAGGTGCGTTTGTGTACTTGAAGGATAATTTGTCATCTAAGGCGGCGATTGGGCAGAGCCTCACCGTGGATTTGTCGGTGGACTGCGTGGGAATGTTGGAACGGTTGATGCTTGCGCAAGCTCAAGAATGTGTGTTTGAAAACTCCATTGCCAAAGGAAGCACCCCTGGTGTTTCTGCTAAAATTGCTAGGCAG GTTGGCATATTTTATGAGGAAGCTTTCGCTGCGCTAACCACTTCACCATTGAAGGAACATTTCGAGAAAGGCTGGATTTCTCATGTGCAGCTGAAAGCAGCGGTCTTCTACAGTGAAGCTTGTTTTAGGTATGGAAAAGAGTTGCACGAGAAAGAGGAAATTGCAGAAGAAATTGCACGGCTGAGGAGCGGAGCCAGCCGTTTGGCAGAAGCAAAGAAGTCTTCAAGGGGAGCCCCTGCTCAGCTTATAGAAGCGATGAACACACTAGAGTCGAGCATTAATGTCAATTTGGATAGGGCTGTCAAGGAAAacgacagagtgtacctcatgagagttccttctccttcttctttatctCCACTTCCCGCCTTCTCAATGGTTAAGCCAATGAACATGACTGAGATATTGGATGCAAGCAAGGAAAAGATGTTTGCAATCCTTGTTCCAGATAGCAGTGCAAAGGCTCTCTCTAGATACACTGAGATGGTCGATGATGTAATTAGAACTCAGGCGGAGAGATTACAGCAAGCTAGCGAACTAACTCGAGTTAGGCTCAAAGAGATGGATCTTCCAGATTCTATTCTTGCTGTGGATGGTAATTCTACTCTTCCTGTTGATCTTAAAGAAGATGTAGAAGCTGTTCAGATCAGTGGTGGTCCAGCTGGCTTGGAAGCTGAACTGCAGCAGCTTAGGGATTTGAAGAGGGTTAATCAGGAACTGTTGGTGCACACCGAAGAGCTTTTGCAGAAAGAAGCAACTGAAGACTCTCAGTTCAGAAGTCAATTTGGGACTCGGTGGACTAGGCCTCAATCTAGCACACTGACTAAGAACTTGCAAGATAGGCTTAATCGGTTTGCAGCCAATTTGAAACAAGCTGGAGAAAGTGATGTGAAGATTGAGCGATCCGTGAGAGATAATTTCGCCCTCATGTCTATTCTTGATCGACGGCCG ATAGAGTCTGCTATCCCAACTCTAGCTAGGCCAATAATGTCTCTGGACGCAACAGAGGATGCTATTGTGGGAACTCTGAAGCAGAGTCTg AGGCAACTGGAAAATCTTGGTGCTCAGCGGGCAGGTCTTGAAGACATGCTCAAAgacatgaaaagaaaa GATGACATACTGCCAAAGCTGATGACAATTACTGGCTCCTATGAAGATATGTTCAGGAAAGAGATATCAAAGTATGATCACATTTGTGAAGATATTTCCCAAAACATTGAAGTTCAAGAACAATTACTGATGCAAATTCAG GCTCAAAATGAGGAGTTCTCAACTCTTTTCAATCTTGAAGATTATAAAG CATCCAAGGATAAGTGCTACAAGCAGATTCAAGCTGCCATAATGAAGTATCGAGAGATCAAGGAGAACATCAATGAGGGCCTGAAGTTCTATGTCACTCTCCAA GATGCAATCACGAATGTGAAGCAGCAGTGCAGTGATTTTGTGATGACAAGGAGTATCCAGTGCCGAGAAATGATTGATGATGTGCAACGGCAGATGTCTGGTCTGAGTTTTCAGGATCGTAGAAGCTCCGGCCCATACCCATCTGTGCACCAACCAACGGCTTCAAGTCCGCCTCCTCCACCAGAAACTCAGAATCCATCTCATCCTCACCCACATGCACCATACTATAGACCACCTGAGCAAATGTCAAGGCCTGGCTACACAATCCCACCCTACGGTCCACCTCCGCCTTACCATACTCCTCATGGCCAAGCGCCACCACAACCGTACCCTCCTCAGACCCAGCAACAACCTCCATCATGGCAACAAGGCTCGTACTATGACCACCAGGGACAGCAGCCTCGACCTCCTTATCCCGGCCAGAGCCCGTACCCGCCTCCTCACCAAGGTGGTGGATACTACAGGCAATAA